In the Sulfurivermis fontis genome, ATGAAGATACTGCCCATCGTGATAGTGTTCCTCGTCGGCCTGTCCTCGGCCCATGCCGGTGCCGTCGACGAGCTGCTGCAGGAATACCGTTCCCAGGGCGCCGGCCCGTTCAGCGCCGAGGCCGGCGCGGCGCTGTGGACCCGCAGCGGCGGTGCCCAGACCTGTGCCGCCTGCCACGACAGCGACCTGCGTACCGGCGGCAGGCATGCCAAGACCGGCAAGCCCATCGCGCCGATGGCGCCCTCGGTCAATGCCAAACGCCTCACCGACCGGGCCTTCATCGAGAAGTGGTTCAAGCGCAATTGCGACAGCGCCTGGGGCCGCGCCTGCACGCCCCAGGAAAAGGGTGACTTTCTCAGCTACCTTCGCAACCAGTAACGGAGGGACGGATCATGCACATCAAACATTTCTGGCCGCTGCTGGCCGGTATCGGCCTGGTGGCCACCAGCCTGTCCGTCGTCGGTGACGACGATCGTCGCGGTTCGGGCGTCGCCCCGGTATCACTGCCGCTGTACCAGCAGGAATGCGGCAGCTGTCACTTCGCCTATCCGCCCGGCCTGCTGCCGGCCCGCTCCTGGGCCCAGGTGATGGCCGGTCTCGGCGATCACTTCGGCGACAGCGCCGCACTGGATGCCCTGGATCAGCAGGCGATACAGGAGTACCTGCTTTACAATGCCGCCGATCGGGTCAAG is a window encoding:
- a CDS encoding DUF1924 domain-containing protein, producing MKILPIVIVFLVGLSSAHAGAVDELLQEYRSQGAGPFSAEAGAALWTRSGGAQTCAACHDSDLRTGGRHAKTGKPIAPMAPSVNAKRLTDRAFIEKWFKRNCDSAWGRACTPQEKGDFLSYLRNQ
- a CDS encoding diheme cytochrome c, with translation MHIKHFWPLLAGIGLVATSLSVVGDDDRRGSGVAPVSLPLYQQECGSCHFAYPPGLLPARSWAQVMAGLGDHFGDSAALDALDQQAIQEYLLYNAADRVKERRAVKIARSLRADEAPLRISEVPYIVQKHRAIPARLIKDNAKVGSLSNCTACHTRADSGSFSEREIDIPGYGAWDD